In a genomic window of Pedobacter sp. KBS0701:
- a CDS encoding TlpA disulfide reductase family protein: MMKRFLLITICLLPLSLLAQSSFTIKGFGKAYKNGDKIFLTYRQGDQLIEDSTLVNKGSFEFRGNFKTKVRGYICRNDNPRFASELFDSFDIYIEAGQITLNSPDTLNNSIISGTPLNNDYAKLHAALKSLKEKKIKDPGKLSAEELKDTALVNLIKAKAQTAYYETFPIQFSFVDKHPNSYVSLLTLSQIARTSKYLPRVAKSFAKLSIELKEMPEGKKIAKDILEGKKISIGMMAKDFIQNDINGNPVRLSTYQNKYVLVDFWASWCQPCREENPNVLAVYHQYKEKNFTVLSVSIDVLANKANWLNAIKEDQLPWMQVSDLKKENEAAKLYGVTSIPSNVLIDPSGRIIAKDIKGKELRDKMAELLGAK, encoded by the coding sequence ATGATGAAAAGATTTTTATTAATTACAATTTGTCTTTTACCATTAAGCTTGCTGGCACAATCTTCATTTACCATTAAGGGCTTTGGCAAAGCTTATAAAAATGGCGATAAGATATTTTTAACTTATCGGCAAGGTGATCAACTTATTGAAGATTCTACTTTGGTAAACAAAGGTTCCTTCGAGTTTAGAGGGAATTTTAAAACTAAAGTAAGAGGCTACATTTGCCGAAATGACAATCCCCGATTTGCATCCGAACTATTTGATTCATTTGATATTTACATTGAAGCAGGACAGATTACGCTGAATTCTCCAGATACTTTAAACAATTCCATTATTTCTGGAACTCCATTAAATAATGATTATGCTAAACTTCACGCCGCTTTAAAATCCCTTAAAGAAAAAAAAATAAAAGATCCCGGTAAACTTAGTGCAGAAGAACTAAAGGATACGGCTTTGGTAAACCTAATCAAAGCTAAAGCTCAGACTGCATATTACGAAACATTTCCTATCCAGTTTAGCTTTGTAGATAAACATCCGAATTCCTATGTAAGTTTATTGACTTTAAGTCAAATAGCACGCACCAGTAAATATCTGCCACGCGTAGCGAAAAGTTTTGCAAAATTATCTATCGAACTTAAAGAAATGCCAGAAGGCAAAAAAATAGCAAAAGATATTTTGGAGGGCAAAAAAATTTCTATAGGCATGATGGCAAAAGACTTTATCCAAAATGATATAAATGGTAATCCGGTCAGACTTTCAACTTATCAGAACAAATATGTCCTTGTCGATTTTTGGGCTTCCTGGTGCCAACCTTGTCGAGAAGAAAATCCAAATGTTTTAGCTGTTTATCATCAGTACAAAGAAAAAAACTTTACGGTCCTCAGCGTATCGATCGACGTATTGGCGAATAAAGCAAACTGGTTAAACGCCATTAAAGAAGATCAGTTACCCTGGATGCAGGTGTCTGATCTTAAAAAAGAAAACGAAGCGGCTAAACTTTATGGCGTTACTTCCATACCATCGAATGTACTTATTGATCCTAGCGGAAGAATAATTGCAAAAGATATCAAGGGAAAAGAACTACGCGATAAAATGGCTGAATTATTAGGTGCTAAGTAA
- a CDS encoding BlaI/MecI/CopY family transcriptional regulator, translated as MTNHNIKPTEGEMEILQVLWQKGNATVREVHEALNKKDSGYTTTLKLMQILHEKGMVERDTNQKTHIYKALVSQDKTEKQLVNKMIDNVFNGSAARLVMQALGNHSASAEEIDEIKKYLDSLK; from the coding sequence ATGACTAATCATAACATCAAACCAACAGAAGGTGAAATGGAAATCCTCCAGGTGCTTTGGCAAAAGGGGAATGCAACGGTAAGAGAAGTTCATGAAGCATTAAATAAAAAAGACTCCGGGTATACCACCACCTTAAAACTGATGCAGATTCTGCATGAGAAAGGAATGGTAGAAAGAGATACCAACCAAAAAACACATATTTATAAAGCGCTTGTTAGTCAGGATAAAACTGAAAAGCAATTGGTAAACAAAATGATCGATAACGTATTTAACGGATCGGCAGCGAGGTTGGTGATGCAGGCTTTGGGTAACCACAGTGCAAGTGCAGAAGAAATTGACGAAATAAAAAAATATTTAGATAGCCTGAAGTAA
- a CDS encoding M56 family metallopeptidase, with translation METLLQQFIKAFGWSILNSLWQSAIIYGILFIVMLSIPKLAAKYKHNLAFGAIMLMFIGFSYNIIHQLTLNINDHAPAISPQNIQVYQYFNNLPPSFSSKAEQYFPIVVIFYAIGIVLQLFVIIKGYGQLSKLKKESLSTIPDSWKTIFEQVTTRLKINKVIRFHLSSIVNVPLVIGYLKPVVLFPLALVSQLDNDQVEAILIHELSHIRRNDFLLNLIKTAIETLLFYNPFVWMAGRFIHIEREHACDDLVLKITGKPLNYAHALLKLELLKDKNSPAYALAATGQTQNLYQRIKRITNMKTNYLNAKQQMAALTLGVACLFSIAWINPTEKKKENKIQPKQEILSVRSANGTISHLICTDTTKKRKIKIITIDANGNKKEYNSLKEMPDSLRKDFYRDELFGGNGIYRINLDSSFKFRLNDSLLNKKLYKEYNSPEAQAKWKKFGEDMAKQYSSPEAQAKWKKFGEDVAKQYSSPEAQAKWKKFGEDIAKQYNSPEAQAKWRKFSEEMQKKMNSPEAQAKWKKFGEDMAAKINTPEFRAQLDNIRMQVLKSGDMVNLSGLTNLQSDSIFKGNRNTLTGPDGTVFFYNDNNNTNSKVKQTEEYKKLKEKFDSEVKELKEKMEKKEKIDGGNKSSQISPAVMLYNNKNFSDPAKILKIENAVVTYKKADFKIADQLALKSFLKTDNPIAIANNNTISISIK, from the coding sequence ATGGAAACTTTATTACAACAGTTTATCAAAGCTTTTGGCTGGAGTATTTTAAACTCACTCTGGCAAAGCGCCATTATTTATGGCATCCTGTTTATCGTCATGCTCAGCATTCCGAAACTGGCGGCAAAATATAAGCACAACCTTGCTTTTGGTGCGATCATGTTAATGTTTATTGGCTTCAGCTACAATATCATCCACCAGTTAACATTGAATATAAATGATCATGCCCCCGCAATCAGCCCTCAAAATATTCAGGTTTACCAATATTTCAATAACCTGCCACCAAGTTTTAGCAGTAAGGCAGAGCAATATTTTCCTATTGTAGTCATATTTTATGCTATCGGTATTGTGCTTCAGTTATTCGTTATTATTAAAGGCTATGGTCAGCTTTCAAAATTGAAAAAAGAAAGTTTAAGTACCATTCCAGACAGTTGGAAAACTATTTTCGAGCAAGTAACTACCCGCCTTAAAATTAATAAAGTTATCCGGTTCCACCTCTCATCTATTGTTAACGTGCCTTTGGTGATCGGTTATTTGAAACCTGTGGTATTATTTCCACTGGCCCTGGTAAGCCAATTAGATAACGATCAGGTAGAAGCGATATTAATCCATGAGTTATCGCATATCAGAAGAAATGATTTCCTATTGAACCTCATTAAAACAGCCATAGAAACATTATTATTCTATAATCCATTTGTATGGATGGCTGGTAGATTTATACATATTGAACGTGAGCATGCCTGCGATGATCTGGTATTAAAAATTACCGGAAAACCATTGAATTATGCCCACGCCCTGCTTAAACTCGAATTATTAAAAGATAAAAACAGTCCGGCTTATGCACTGGCAGCAACAGGCCAGACCCAGAATTTGTATCAACGCATTAAAAGAATAACCAACATGAAAACAAATTATTTAAACGCCAAACAACAAATGGCAGCCTTAACTTTAGGGGTAGCTTGCTTGTTTTCTATTGCCTGGATCAATCCAACAGAAAAGAAAAAAGAAAACAAAATACAACCTAAACAGGAAATTTTAAGCGTACGGTCTGCGAACGGAACCATAAGCCACCTGATCTGTACCGATACTACCAAAAAGCGTAAAATCAAAATTATTACCATTGATGCAAATGGCAACAAAAAAGAGTACAATTCTCTTAAAGAAATGCCTGATAGCCTAAGAAAAGATTTTTACAGGGACGAACTTTTTGGCGGCAACGGAATATACAGGATCAATCTTGACAGTTCATTTAAATTTAGATTAAACGATTCTCTTCTAAATAAAAAACTTTATAAAGAGTATAACTCACCAGAAGCACAGGCCAAATGGAAAAAATTTGGCGAAGATATGGCCAAACAATACAGCTCTCCTGAGGCACAAGCTAAATGGAAAAAATTTGGCGAAGATGTAGCCAAACAATACAGCTCACCAGAAGCACAGGCTAAATGGAAAAAATTTGGCGAAGATATTGCCAAACAATACAATTCACCAGAAGCACAGGCTAAATGGAGAAAATTCAGCGAAGAGATGCAAAAGAAAATGAATTCTCCGGAGGCTCAGGCAAAATGGAAAAAATTTGGCGAAGATATGGCTGCAAAAATCAATACACCAGAGTTTAGAGCCCAGTTGGATAACATTAGAATGCAGGTATTGAAATCAGGTGATATGGTTAATTTATCAGGCCTAACCAACTTACAATCTGATTCTATATTTAAAGGAAATAGAAACACACTTACCGGCCCAGATGGAACAGTATTCTTTTACAACGACAACAATAACACCAACAGCAAAGTAAAACAGACTGAAGAATATAAAAAGCTGAAAGAAAAATTCGATAGCGAGGTGAAGGAACTGAAAGAGAAAATGGAGAAAAAAGAAAAAATTGATGGTGGCAACAAAAGTTCACAGATCAGTCCTGCTGTAATGCTTTACAACAATAAAAATTTTTCAGATCCAGCTAAAATATTGAAAATCGAGAATGCGGTAGTAACCTATAAAAAAGCTGATTTTAAAATTGCAGATCAGTTGGCATTAAAAAGTTTTCTAAAAACTGATAACCCAATTGCCATTGCAAATAACAACACCATCAGCATTTCGATTAAATAA
- a CDS encoding alpha/beta fold hydrolase, whose amino-acid sequence MRSIKFNIIVLLTILSLTTFAQTKVVSNSYSFGIILKIEKFAGRDFRYSLELKSTDTDSLKNIVIKVQQVINDDEWLDVNLAKDVTKDTVWHSLKISSKINPRAKEIWLYANFEGNGNFFVDNLKFEIKTESGDWEKFPIKNADFENNENNPLKDFRTNANIPDGSTIGLRNRTDSIGGKALLIKTTKASVIFKTNYGANKRIGKYCNINGIKIYYETYGTGEPLLLLHGNGQSIVDFNKQIPELARYYRVIAVDTRAQGKSIDNDSSKLSYDIFASDMKALLDSLNLKKVNVLGWSDGGNTGLIMAIKYPDYVGKLVVMGANLNPTENAVEKSMLNQLKKDLKKLQQKQDTESKQMTRLLLMLSTEPNINVEDLHTISAKTLVLAGEKDVIKAEHTRLIASNISGSQLIIFKKQTHMVPNENPLLFNETVLNFLKQEDVKN is encoded by the coding sequence ATGCGCTCCATTAAGTTTAACATCATTGTCCTTTTAACCATTCTGAGTTTAACTACTTTTGCCCAAACAAAAGTGGTTTCTAACTCATATAGCTTTGGTATTATTTTAAAAATCGAAAAATTTGCAGGCAGGGATTTTCGATATTCATTGGAATTAAAATCGACAGATACAGACTCACTGAAAAACATCGTGATTAAAGTCCAACAGGTTATTAACGATGACGAATGGCTTGATGTTAATTTAGCGAAAGACGTGACCAAAGATACCGTATGGCATTCTTTAAAAATCAGCAGTAAAATAAATCCAAGGGCTAAAGAAATATGGCTCTATGCCAATTTTGAAGGTAATGGGAACTTTTTCGTGGATAATTTAAAGTTCGAAATTAAAACTGAAAGTGGAGATTGGGAAAAGTTTCCTATAAAAAACGCAGATTTTGAAAATAATGAAAATAATCCATTAAAAGATTTTCGAACCAATGCAAATATACCAGACGGTAGCACTATTGGTTTACGAAACAGAACAGATTCAATTGGCGGAAAAGCATTATTGATTAAAACAACAAAAGCTTCAGTGATTTTTAAAACCAACTACGGTGCCAATAAACGCATTGGAAAATATTGCAATATCAATGGAATAAAAATCTATTACGAAACTTACGGTACCGGCGAACCTTTATTATTGTTGCATGGAAATGGACAGTCGATTGTAGATTTTAACAAACAGATACCCGAATTAGCCAGATATTATCGTGTTATTGCCGTTGATACCCGTGCACAGGGAAAGAGTATTGATAATGATTCTTCTAAATTAAGTTACGATATTTTTGCTTCTGACATGAAGGCTCTTTTAGATTCCCTGAACCTTAAAAAAGTAAATGTTTTAGGATGGAGTGATGGAGGAAATACAGGATTGATCATGGCCATTAAATATCCAGATTACGTTGGAAAGTTGGTTGTAATGGGTGCGAATCTAAATCCAACAGAAAATGCAGTTGAAAAAAGCATGCTAAATCAATTAAAAAAAGATCTAAAAAAGCTTCAGCAAAAACAAGATACAGAATCAAAGCAAATGACAAGATTGCTTTTGATGTTATCCACAGAACCCAACATCAATGTTGAAGACTTGCATACAATCAGTGCGAAAACATTGGTACTGGCCGGAGAAAAGGATGTAATTAAAGCTGAACATACCAGGCTTATTGCCAGCAACATCAGCGGCTCACAGCTAATTATTTTCAAGAAGCAAACGCACATGGTACCTAACGAAAATCCTCTGCTTTTTAATGAAACTGTACTTAATTTTTTAAAACAGGAAGATGTAAAGAATTAA
- the recN gene encoding DNA repair protein RecN, with product MLQKLSIRNYALIDSLDIEFDKGLNIITGETGAGKSIILGALSLILGQRAESKYFFNQDKKCVIEGSFVLADENLKELFEENDLDFLNESLLRREISIDGKTRSFINDTPVNLSILKQIGEKLIDIHSQHATQEINDADFQLLIVDSLANHKSLLFDYRSGFKKLRQDTSLLKKLIAEADEARNKQDYEQFLLNELEQAKLQEGEQEELEQELERLTHAETIKRALLTTSGLINESEPSALQILKEASLQLQGIEKFDPAINVLYERLRSSIIEIKDITDEVSGIEENTIHSADRLELVNQRLDLFYSLQQKHRLANNTELLAFQKQLEENLNKLLSSDEHIEKLQKEINQLKKELHKQANQLSANRKKAIKVVEEQTGTTLKKVGMLNAKLFLDQKTISELNKDGLDEINLLFTANAGQAPAPVNKVASGGELSRLMLAIKALLAKHTSLPTIIFDEIDTGISGETALKVGEVIADLGQNMQVISITHLPQIAAKGISHYFVHKNEDNGKTTTGIRKLKQEERIGVIAEMLSGKNPGSSAMENARELLA from the coding sequence ATGCTACAAAAACTTTCTATCCGTAATTACGCATTAATTGATAGTCTTGATATCGAATTCGATAAAGGCTTAAATATCATCACAGGTGAAACCGGTGCTGGTAAATCGATCATACTTGGCGCATTATCGCTAATTTTGGGTCAGCGGGCAGAAAGCAAATACTTTTTTAACCAGGATAAAAAATGTGTTATTGAAGGTAGTTTTGTATTGGCAGACGAAAACCTGAAAGAACTTTTTGAAGAAAATGACCTGGATTTTTTAAACGAAAGCCTTTTACGCAGGGAAATTTCTATCGATGGTAAAACAAGATCGTTCATTAACGATACGCCTGTTAATTTATCTATACTGAAACAGATCGGCGAAAAACTGATCGATATCCACTCGCAGCATGCCACGCAGGAGATCAATGATGCTGATTTTCAATTATTGATTGTTGATTCGCTTGCAAACCACAAATCATTATTGTTCGACTACCGTAGTGGGTTTAAAAAACTCAGACAGGATACTTCCCTGTTAAAAAAATTAATCGCTGAAGCCGACGAAGCCCGTAATAAACAGGATTATGAACAGTTTTTGCTTAACGAACTCGAACAGGCAAAATTACAGGAAGGCGAACAGGAAGAACTGGAACAAGAGTTGGAACGATTAACCCATGCCGAAACCATTAAACGGGCGTTACTTACCACTTCGGGTTTAATTAACGAAAGCGAACCTTCTGCCCTCCAGATTTTAAAAGAAGCTTCGTTACAGTTACAAGGCATAGAAAAATTCGATCCGGCAATTAATGTACTTTACGAACGTTTACGCTCATCAATTATAGAAATAAAAGATATCACCGATGAGGTTTCTGGCATTGAAGAAAATACCATACACAGCGCTGATCGTTTAGAGCTTGTAAATCAGAGACTGGATCTTTTTTATTCACTTCAACAAAAACACAGGTTAGCCAATAATACAGAACTGTTAGCCTTTCAAAAGCAATTGGAAGAGAACCTGAACAAACTCCTATCCTCTGATGAGCATATTGAAAAACTTCAGAAAGAAATCAATCAGCTTAAAAAAGAATTGCATAAACAGGCTAACCAGTTAAGTGCTAACCGAAAAAAAGCAATTAAGGTGGTAGAAGAGCAAACCGGCACCACATTAAAAAAAGTGGGAATGCTAAATGCTAAATTGTTTCTGGATCAAAAAACCATATCAGAACTGAATAAAGACGGACTGGATGAAATTAACCTGCTTTTTACAGCAAATGCTGGCCAGGCCCCTGCACCGGTAAATAAAGTAGCTTCTGGTGGTGAATTATCCCGATTAATGTTGGCTATAAAAGCTTTATTGGCCAAACACACTTCGCTACCCACCATTATTTTCGACGAAATTGATACCGGAATTTCTGGTGAAACCGCGTTAAAAGTTGGAGAAGTAATTGCTGATTTAGGACAGAACATGCAGGTAATTTCAATTACGCACCTGCCGCAGATTGCAGCCAAAGGTATCTCACATTACTTCGTTCATAAAAACGAGGATAATGGAAAAACCACTACCGGAATCCGCAAGCTTAAACAGGAAGAACGCATTGGTGTAATTGCCGAAATGTTAAGTGGGAAAAACCCAGGTTCGTCTGCCATGGAAAATGCGCGGGAGTTGCTCGCCTAA
- a CDS encoding carboxypeptidase-like regulatory domain-containing protein, translating to MKSFILLLSFLAIGNFCLAQQSYVLSGIIKDKRGEALPGAGVYVSGYKIATATDNNGQYTLPLKPGNYDILVQLIGYKALNKNVVIADKAVKLDLTLEESVTQLAEVTIKPDPNREHYIGMFKDYFIGTTPNAEQCKLINPKVLIIDYDKEEHKLTVKTTEFLIVENKALGYRIKYLLNNFEYDSKTRIIYYEGFPYYEDLKGSARRKKIWDQKRITAYLGSPQHFFRSIYNGKATEEGFIINKLITQPNPDKPSDSTINVNIKRLTKVQEGLLRKPITINHEDSLSYWIRKKNLPGGISFLSRAPVMQDTLVHVKNQSIKSFNFTDQLYVIYTKERENPAYANRIGLSIARPLDTPDYQISTIALHVVPVYFYENGAIYNPRSMLYSGYWGWEKIADSVPMDYLPPASVDGKN from the coding sequence ATGAAATCTTTTATACTTTTACTTTCATTTTTAGCCATTGGTAACTTTTGTCTTGCTCAACAAAGTTATGTCCTTTCGGGTATAATTAAAGATAAACGCGGCGAGGCTTTACCTGGAGCTGGCGTATATGTAAGTGGCTATAAAATTGCTACGGCAACAGATAATAATGGCCAATACACCCTTCCCTTAAAACCAGGAAACTACGATATTTTAGTACAATTAATTGGCTACAAAGCGTTAAATAAAAACGTAGTGATTGCTGATAAAGCTGTAAAACTTGATCTTACCCTTGAAGAAAGTGTAACTCAATTGGCAGAAGTAACCATTAAACCCGATCCGAACAGAGAACATTATATTGGCATGTTTAAGGACTATTTTATTGGAACCACGCCTAATGCAGAACAGTGTAAGCTTATCAATCCTAAAGTATTGATTATCGATTACGATAAAGAGGAACATAAACTCACCGTAAAAACCACCGAATTTCTGATTGTCGAAAACAAGGCGCTTGGATACCGCATTAAATACCTTTTGAATAATTTTGAATACGACAGTAAAACAAGAATCATCTATTATGAAGGTTTTCCTTATTATGAAGACTTAAAAGGATCAGCAAGAAGGAAGAAAATTTGGGATCAAAAACGGATTACCGCTTATCTGGGATCGCCGCAGCATTTTTTCAGATCAATTTATAATGGCAAGGCAACTGAAGAGGGCTTTATCATTAATAAATTAATTACTCAGCCAAATCCTGACAAACCTTCAGATAGTACCATAAATGTCAATATTAAACGTTTAACAAAAGTGCAGGAAGGTTTATTACGCAAACCGATAACCATTAATCATGAAGATTCGCTCAGTTACTGGATCAGAAAGAAAAACCTACCAGGTGGAATTTCTTTTTTAAGCCGTGCTCCGGTAATGCAGGATACACTGGTGCATGTAAAAAATCAAAGTATTAAAAGCTTCAATTTTACGGATCAACTTTATGTTATCTACACAAAAGAAAGGGAGAATCCTGCTTACGCTAACCGGATCGGCCTGTCTATTGCCCGACCGTTAGATACGCCCGATTACCAGATTTCTACCATAGCCTTACATGTTGTTCCGGTATATTTTTACGAAAACGGCGCTATTTACAACCCGCGTTCGATGCTTTATTCAGGTTATTGGGGCTGGGAAAAAATTGCTGATAGTGTACCTATGGATTATTTGCCACCAGCCAGTGTAGATGGGAAAAATTGA
- a CDS encoding carboxypeptidase-like regulatory domain-containing protein has product MIKSLLVALTLIILGTNAIAQNTFSISGLVRDQKDGLPGASIYLSGYKIATVADNDGRFKLSNLKPGSYDLLVQLVGYLPYSKSVIISDKSVQVELVLKENVAQLDEVVIRADPNRQKYINQFKEFFIGKTPNATQCKILNPQVLNVDYDVTKSTLSVSTTEFLVVENKALGYRLKYMLDHFEYNSRTHIIYYSGHPFFEELKASAAKKKKYIAAREVAYYGSSQHFFRSLYANKTKEEGFIINKMIKIPNPNRYPQYIINTNLEKIKAVPEKTGIRQTKGKIDTALLAFWTKQQEMPKTIDKFSRADVLTDTLVHYFNQNLKYLSYTDALLIQYTKEKESLAYSKTGFWIFRPLDVPENEISVANLTGEGVRFYENGGIYDSRSLLFEGYWAYEKVADMVPMDYVPLPKKE; this is encoded by the coding sequence ATGATTAAAAGCCTTTTAGTAGCCCTTACGCTGATTATTCTGGGTACTAATGCCATTGCTCAAAACACTTTCTCAATTAGTGGTTTGGTTAGGGATCAAAAAGATGGATTACCAGGTGCAAGTATCTACTTGAGTGGTTATAAAATTGCTACTGTTGCTGATAATGACGGAAGATTTAAACTCTCCAACCTAAAGCCGGGCAGTTACGATTTACTCGTTCAACTGGTTGGTTACCTCCCCTATTCTAAAAGTGTAATCATCTCGGATAAATCGGTCCAGGTAGAGCTTGTTTTAAAAGAAAATGTTGCCCAGCTTGATGAAGTGGTGATCAGGGCTGACCCTAACCGCCAGAAATATATTAACCAGTTTAAAGAATTTTTTATTGGCAAAACGCCAAATGCAACTCAATGCAAAATCTTAAATCCTCAGGTTTTAAATGTAGATTATGATGTAACCAAAAGTACCCTCAGCGTTTCTACAACCGAATTTTTGGTGGTCGAAAATAAAGCTTTGGGCTACCGCCTTAAATACATGCTCGATCATTTCGAATACAATTCGCGAACCCACATTATTTATTATTCTGGTCATCCGTTTTTTGAAGAATTAAAAGCTTCAGCAGCTAAAAAGAAAAAATATATTGCCGCCCGTGAAGTGGCCTATTATGGTTCTTCGCAACATTTTTTCCGTTCGCTTTATGCCAATAAAACAAAGGAAGAAGGTTTTATCATCAATAAAATGATCAAAATCCCCAACCCTAATCGTTATCCGCAATACATCATCAATACCAATTTAGAAAAGATTAAGGCCGTCCCCGAAAAAACCGGCATCAGGCAAACCAAAGGAAAAATAGATACAGCGTTGCTTGCCTTTTGGACCAAGCAACAGGAAATGCCGAAAACCATCGATAAATTTTCGCGAGCGGATGTGCTTACAGATACTTTAGTGCATTACTTTAACCAGAATTTAAAATACCTAAGTTATACTGATGCCTTGCTGATTCAATATACCAAAGAGAAAGAATCGCTGGCTTATTCTAAAACCGGTTTCTGGATTTTCAGGCCTTTAGATGTCCCCGAAAATGAAATCTCCGTTGCCAATTTAACCGGCGAAGGTGTACGTTTTTACGAAAATGGTGGCATTTATGATTCGCGCTCGCTCCTTTTCGAAGGCTATTGGGCTTATGAAAAAGTAGCAGATATGGTGCCGATGGATTATGTACCGCTTCCGAAGAAGGAATGA
- a CDS encoding PA0069 family radical SAM protein, with protein sequence MIGEEEKQYFKGRGAQVNPHNKFLKDVYIKEHHEGIDDWEESDRKTSFIFENSKTIVNKVDSPDVGMAYSLNPYQGCEHGCTYCYARNSHQYWGYSAGIEFERKIIVKKDAPELFKKFLEKKGWDATTISLSGNTDCYQPAERKFKLTRQLLEIALAYKQPIGMITKNSLILRDQDILQEMAKLNLCMVYVSINSLNEDLRQVMEPRTTTAKQRLRVVEELSKAGIPMGVMVAPLVPGLSDHEIPKILKAVANAGAIKAGYTVVRLNGAIGQIFEDWLRKNFPDRFEKVWHSIQSCHGGNVNDSRFGDRMRGDGNISQMIRDNFRLHCRLNGLNVKDIILDHTLFKIPSNQVSLF encoded by the coding sequence ATGATTGGCGAAGAAGAAAAACAGTATTTTAAAGGACGGGGTGCTCAGGTTAATCCACACAATAAGTTTTTAAAAGATGTTTACATCAAGGAACATCATGAAGGCATAGATGATTGGGAAGAAAGCGACCGCAAAACATCCTTTATTTTCGAAAATTCAAAAACCATCGTAAACAAGGTTGACAGTCCGGATGTGGGCATGGCCTACTCGCTTAATCCCTATCAGGGATGTGAGCATGGCTGTACCTATTGTTATGCCCGCAACTCTCACCAATATTGGGGTTATAGTGCAGGTATCGAGTTTGAAAGAAAAATAATTGTAAAAAAAGACGCACCTGAACTGTTTAAAAAGTTTTTGGAAAAAAAAGGTTGGGATGCAACCACCATTTCACTTTCGGGTAATACCGATTGCTATCAACCTGCGGAAAGGAAATTTAAACTCACCCGCCAATTACTCGAAATCGCGCTGGCATACAAGCAGCCCATCGGCATGATTACTAAAAATTCTTTGATCCTCCGCGATCAGGATATTTTACAGGAAATGGCCAAGCTAAACCTCTGTATGGTTTATGTTTCCATCAATAGTTTAAATGAAGATCTGCGCCAGGTGATGGAACCGCGTACCACTACAGCAAAACAACGCTTAAGAGTGGTGGAGGAATTAAGCAAAGCCGGTATACCTATGGGGGTGATGGTCGCTCCTCTCGTTCCCGGTTTAAGCGATCATGAAATTCCGAAAATTTTAAAAGCTGTAGCCAATGCCGGTGCCATTAAAGCAGGTTATACTGTAGTTCGGTTAAACGGAGCGATAGGACAGATATTTGAAGATTGGCTGCGCAAAAACTTTCCTGACCGTTTCGAGAAAGTCTGGCATTCGATTCAGAGTTGCCACGGCGGTAATGTAAACGACAGCCGTTTTGGCGACCGAATGCGTGGCGATGGCAATATCTCGCAGATGATCAGGGATAATTTCAGGCTGCACTGCCGTTTGAACGGCTTAAATGTAAAGGATATTATTTTAGACCACACTTTGTTCAAAATCCCAAGTAATCAGGTGAGTCTGTTTTAA